GCTTCTGGTATTCTACTATGCAAGTTTGATGGACTCTGGTTTGTGAATGTTAATCTTCAGTTTAAGAATCAACGGTTTTAATTGATGATTGTTAGACTGTTGGATACAGTGTATTAAATAGGGCCATGCTATTAAGGTATATTTGACTAGTCTACAGGTTCTTTTAGTTGAGTTCTCTAAAATTAAGGCGGCGACAATGAGTACAGTTTTCTGGAGCTTTACGTGTTTCATTATGTTCTATTTTGTTTATGATACTTGCCGATAAAAATATGATTCTGTAGTGATGCATATTTAACGAAAATCATGTATAGTTACAATAATGAAAAATGCACTGGTTCTTGTATGAAATCGATACTACAGACTGAACAAAATAAGGATAATTTGTGAGTTGCCACTTTCCTGGTCTAGTAAATGTATATTATACTTGGCATGTGCATCTACATCCCAGGAGATTGATTTGGATGTCAACATTTGATTAGTTCTCTGTGTAAAAATCTATGGTTTATAGAATAGTTACGGGAATTCATGTTCATGTTTTATCTCTGCTTACATTAGTGTAGTGATGATGATCATGGGAAGACAACTCTTGATGATAGGATCATGATTGATATATTCTTATCTTGCCACTTCTTTATCGTGGCACTTTTTTTTATCTTCTGTTTGGGCACAAGACATAGTTGTTGACCAATTTGCTGAAGCATTTCTTTTTACTAACCAATATTAATTGGGTGTCACATCAAATTGTCGTTATGCCTTTGGTGACTATTTTCTTATCATTCTCATATTGTTTTCTTGGTGAATTAACAATTACTGATATTGTAGAAGGAGCTTGTTGGTGTTTCTGTTTCTGTTTGGTATGTGTTTATGCGCATGTGAGGGCAGTGGACATTTTTCCTTCTGATAATCTCCTTTAATAATAATACACACCTCCCCTTAATGAGAAGATGTGCAAAACTTTCCATGACTAAAAAAATAGCCGTTTTGCATCTGTATAGTTTTGACCTATTAAATATTGAACCTACCATTTGTTATGAGTACCATGAGTATAATGCTGTTCTTATCCTGGCTGAGTCTGGTGAAGTACTAACAATGAGTTTGTTGGTCGGCCTTCCAGATCTGGAGTGGAAGCTTATATATGTTGGATCAGCTGAAGATGAGAACTATGATCAGCAACTTGAGAGTGTGCTTGTTGGCCCTGTGAATGTTGGGACATACCGTTTTGTTCTGGAGGTAAATAGGTTACTGATCTACGACTCTGTGATCTGCATCATGAACTCTGATATGAAAATGATGTTTCACAACTGCACAGAGTTCTGCCTGTTCATATTACAGTTGGGCAGCTGCTTTGCTCCTACCTCAGATTAAAATTTGCAACACCAGACTGATATGTCTGTTTTTGTTTTCAGGCCGACCCCCCTGATCCCTCAAAGATCCGCGAGGAGGACATAATCGGTGTCACGGTGCTTTTGTTGACCTGTTCATACATGGGGCAGGAGTTCATCAGAGTAGGCTACTACGTGaacaatgattatgatgatgaGCAACTTAGGGAAGAACCCCCGGCGAAGCTGCTGATTGACCGGGTGCAGAGAAATATTTTGACCGACAAGCCCCGGGTCACCAAGTTCCCCATCAATTTCCATCCTGAAACAAGCGGAGGACAGCAGCAAGATCAACCACAATCAGCTGTACCTGAAAACCCTACAGGCGAAGGGAGCAAGGCCAGCACAGATCTTTGACCGGGTCTGAAAACTTGGGAATGCCAAAATTTTGATCTGCATGCCTTCTAGGTGAGATTGCAATATCAGATGGCTTCCTGGGATGCTGCTGCTACCTGAACCGTCTGTTCTGGTGCGCCACTAAACTAGACTATAACCAAAAACTCACATTGGTTAGCCATGTGCCTGTAGTGGGTAGGCTCTGACACACTGCGTCCTTTTGCTAGTGATGAACTGTAAGCTGGATGTTCATCCAGTAGTGTTCCTGTGCAACCGTGGTTGTCTTGTCTCTTGGATTATGCTGCAATCGCAAGGGTTCGTTAGATGACTTTGGTTGCCCATAATCATGTTTTGGTCCACTCCTGTTAGCTATTTGTGGAAACCGGGCTGCCCCCTTCGCATCGATCACGGAAATTTTCAGTTCATACAGACTGAGAGATAGGAAAAGGGGAAGGAAGGATAGCGAGTTCGAGTAATCCCGCTGGTAAAGGCTCGCCGTTAAGACGTCTACTATAGGGCAAAATGTCATTAGCACTATGCTGGGTACAGAGAAAAGATGGTACTACATGAAGTAAGGTGAAACAAAACATCCACTAGACATAGGTTCCTGTTAGCTAGAGCTAGAGCACCAAAGTACTAGAAATAAGTCCTGCTTTAAGTAGTCCAGCTCATCTCCACGTCCGCCCGTCACGCTCTATATTCTTGACTGTTTGCGCAAGCGATGGGGCTACTCCATCGAAGACGACCGCATTAGGATGCTTCTATAGCTCCCATAAGGTTAGTGTAATGATCGCCCTCAACTCCTTTTGCGGGCACCTAGTTGAGCTTCTCGTGGTACACCTCTCCACCAAAGTGTCGTCAACCGTTGGCATTAGGTCTGGCGTCCCCATAGAGCTCCATAGCGAGAACCAAATCGTCCCCGCAAAGACGCAAGTAGGATGTGTGTAATCGTCTCCTCATGTTGATTGTAGAACAGATAGTCTTGATGAGCCAAACCCCTTCGATCTAGTCTGTCTGAGGTCCAACAAAGGTTCTTCATAGCAAGCCACGAGAAAAAGCGGCACGGAAGCGACCCATGTTTATATATCTATCTATCACTAATAAAGTGAACAGGTATCTTAGTTCGTCAATGCTATTTTATAGAAAACATCCTGATGTTTCTGGTAATCAACTTGTAGTTCAATTTCAAATTAGATTTTCATTTTTACAGGAAACCCCCTTATGTTTCTGGTAATCAACCCATAGGCTAGCTTTAAGTCAGTTTTTTGCTTTTGCAGGAAACCCCCTGTGTCATGATTTTGCCATGATAGATGCcgtagtgaaaggacttaggtgtggaaccatcgcactaggttagcttgaaggggttgaacggaACAAAGGACACAtagagttttacctaggttcggcccctctcaacgaggtaaaagtttacgtcctgcttctagttgtattgcttaAGTTTCAattacaagggagcgaatacgtttgacctagttctcgattgtCTGTTTCTTaagttaacccgccgccgggtcacctCTTTATATACAGATTGATGttcggcggcttacagagtcccggcgggCTCATACAAACGTAACCGGCTCAGTTTCTAACTAAACCTGCCTTACAAAACAGGTTAACATATGGCGGCTCACACCTTTGGGCCTCAAGTCGCTTCTGGGTCTTGGGCCCTCAATAGGCTTGCTCTATGAACTGCCATCTTCATGTCTTCTTGGACCTTATCGGGCCTCTTTGTCTTTAAGTCGCCAATGgcatgacccgacccctcctgggcgggtcatacctagtagttatatccccaacattaggccctaggttgatttaaacttgttcacatcaatcttcaccACTTGACTTAGCAGAATCTTCCATCATCAATTCCTTACCAATTcgctgtaacccgccatgacgtcacaccacagaaccatggtaacccgccatgacatcatgcgCGTTAACTCCGCACAAAGCCCAGGACATCTCAACAGATCTTTTACCTTAATAGACCtcctgaaaatcgaggcgtccatatGGCCACATAATCAtttttggcctcctcgattcccgcgcatgccaTCTAGTCACTTCCTTATAAACAGGGACAGGGGGCCCTTCTTTTCACCTTTTACCCCTGCCCTCacatcttcttctccctcctcgcgACTCCACTGCAACCAAGCTTCGCCGCCGCCAGCCTTCGCCAACAACTTCAActtcggccgctgcatcgacctgaacagACCAGAAAACTGGCGGCGGACTTCTGTTGTTCATCAGCGTCCGTAAGTACTCACCTTTCCTCAtagcagatctgcattagggttttcgCCATTCGTAGGTGTTCTTCATTTTTCTCTTTAGAACGCGTAGTTGGATCTGAACACGACACTGAAGTTGTGCGGCAGTAGTTCTAGCATCCCTTTCCAATCGTAGAGGGTGCCCTTTCTGTACTAGATCCCATCTGAATACATGAGttcttccactgccgcaaccttaggtttgagatttattttattttttgaactgCTGTAGATCCAAAATCGTAGAACTGAACCGTGGAACCTATTTGTTCAGTACTTGGCAAAATTTCACTTATAGGTCTTGAGATACTTGTGAACTGCAGCCGCGCGGGCGGCTTATATGATAGGCCGTAACCCACCAAACACCATTAGCCCCGCTTTAAACCGTTAGTATGTGTTCAGAATCTGTATAACCCAGCATCGTCTTCTGGTTTAATCATGCCAACCTTTATAGCACGTATTCTCTACATACGAATTGGCCTTGCATAATGCACTTACTTTTTGATCACCGGACGACTTAACATCATAACCTTAATCCGACAATACTTTTCCTTTCTAGGCTTTTCATCAACCAAATGACCAAAACTGTCACTTCATGCAACTAGGTCGCCTCCCGGGTCACAGAACAAACGATGAATGAGTATGTCCAAGTGGGTGCCTTAGTTGCAAAAGACGTTATCCATTGGAGAGTCCCAGGAACAGAAACCACCCCTGACCCAAAAGAAGGTGAAGTCATAGTTTTTACCGATCATATGTTTCGGGGGTTTACCCCACCCAGCTCAAAATTCTTTCATGATGTGCTGCATTTCTTCCAACTCCATCTgcaagatatcgggcccaactctgtttcaaacatctgcaactttcaagttttcggCGAAGTGTACCTTCAACAAGAGCCCATTGTAGAATTGTTCAGGGAATTCTATTACTTGAACCGCCAGACCGAGTTCACAGACGGGCACAGTCTAGAACTAGGTGGCATTTCGATTTAGAGGCGGAAAGAAGCCACTTTTCCTGCCGCCATATCCCCCAGTCATCCGAAGGACTGGAACCAGATTTGGTTTTTCTGCAAAGACACATCTCCAGAAggtgaaaatcctctgccgggttaccgtgaaaGCCGGCTTAGCAACAGACATCCTCTCCCAGAACGGATCAGCATAGGAGAACGGGCCAAATATATGCCTATTTTTTCAAAGATTAGAGCCTTAATGGCCAATGGTTTGACTGGAGTCGATCTGGTTCGATGCTGGGTCGCATGGAGAATCTTACCCTTAAGCCGCCGACCtggcttaatgtgtgagtataccggcGATGTCAAAGATCCACTGCGTTACTCTCCAATCTGTCTGGAAGATAAATAGATCAATGATATGACTAAGACTCTGCTCAACAAGAGTTTAGAGACTTGCAACAAAGTGGGGCTGAACCCCTTCTGCACTCTTAACCCGGCTCCAGCCGTAAGTCCCTTATCTCAATTTTCTTATAATCATTATCCATATTGCATTGCACATTTTTCATCTTGGTTTGCTTCCTTCTCAAGTTGATGCTCCCTTTTGGAGCAAGAAATTGCAAGATAAGCCGGCCAAGAAAGTCAGGACCAAGACCAAGGCTTCCAAGAAACCTGTCAAAAAGAAGGCAGATGCAACTAATCTCTTCACTTTGGACAATGCGTCTGAGGTAgatcttgactctcttggctccttttttattcatcttattgacactgattactaTCAGGATGATACAAAGGCCAACCACGCAGAtggtgaagaggtaactatcattttccTCCGACGCAGAACCTCTGCCAAGATAGAAGgtgttgggaacgtagcagaattttaaaattttctatgcatcaccaagatcaatctatggagtcatttagcaacgagggagaggggagtgcatctacatacccttgtagatcgctaagcggaagcgttcaagtgaacggggttgatggagtcgtactcgtcgtgatccaaatcaccgatgatcctagtgccgaacggacggcacctccgcgttcaacacacgtacagcccggggacgtctcctccttcttgatccagcaaggggagaggagaagttgagggaaaactccgacagcacgacgacatggtggtgatggagctcgtggttctccggcagggcttcgccaagcactacggaggaggacgaggtgttggaggtgggagagggctgcgccaggggaagggtgcgactgcctctctctccctcactatatataggggaaagggaggagggggaggcgccctagggttccctaggggaggggcggcggccacaggggaaaccctagatgggtttgggcgcccccaccccctaggaaacttgccccccaagccgggaggggcggctgccctaggggtggcgccccacctctcctggttacgtgagatggggtgggaggggcgctcagccccttagtgggctaatgttccctctccccttggcccattgggccccctaacgcttgccggggcctccgaaacccctttcggacacgctggtcatcacctggtacccccggaacaattccggactccaatacccttcgtccaatataccgatcttcacttccggaccattccggtgcTCCTCAtcttgtccgggatctcatccgggactctgaacaaccttcggtaaccacatactatttcccataacaactctagcgtcaccgaaccttaagtgtgtagaccctacgggttcgggaaccatgcagacatgaccgagacaactctccgtccaataaccaacagcgggatctggatacccatgatggctcccacatgttccatgatgatctcatctgatgaaccacgatgtcgaggattcaatcaatcccatatacaattccctttatccagcggtattgtacttgcccgagattcgatcgtcggtatccgataccttgttcaatctcgttaccggcaagtctctttactcgttccgtaacacatcatcccgtgatcaactccttggtcacattgtgcacattatgatgatgtcctaccgagtgggcccagagatacctctccgtcacacggagtgacaaatcccagtctcgattcgtgccaacccaacagacactttcggagatacccgtagtgcacctttatagccacccagttacgttgtgacgtttggtacacccaaagcattcctacggtatccgggagttgcacaatctcatgatctaaggaaatgatacttgacattagaaaagctttagcatacgaactacacaatctttgtgctaggcttaggattgggtcttgtccatcacatcattctcctaatgatgtgatccagttatcaacgacatccaatgtccatggttaggaaaccgtaaccatctattgatcaacgagctagtcaactagaggcttactagggacatggtgttgtatatgtatccacacatgtatctgagtttcctatcaatacaattctagcatggataataaacgattatcatgaacaaggaaatataataataactaattttttattgcctctagggcatatttccaacagaaggtTCATCAAGCGAGCTGGGAAGTAAagttttctcaccctttagcttacttggatcccgactttattttgaagaaatgggAGCATGAAGTTCGCCGCACAACCCAGAATAGCGGAGGTGGAGAACTTTCCTCTAGTTTACCCAACACACCAGCTCCTCGCAAACGCCGGAAAGAGGTGCCTCAGAACTCAATCTCTCTTTATCCAAAGGCGGGTCTCATCCCTCAACCACTTAACCCgtccgactcaaa
The Triticum dicoccoides isolate Atlit2015 ecotype Zavitan chromosome 3A, WEW_v2.0, whole genome shotgun sequence genome window above contains:
- the LOC119268792 gene encoding probable histone chaperone ASF1A — encoded protein: MSLLVGLPDLEWKLIYVGSAEDENYDQQLESVLVGPVNVGTYRFVLEADPPDPSKIREEDIIGVTVLLLTCSYMGQEFIRVGYYVNNDYDDEQLREEPPAKLLIDRVQRNILTDKPRVTKFPINFHPETSGGQQQDQPQSAVPENPTGEGSKASTDL